The genomic window CCCCACCATTCACCGGTGAGATAATCGCCATTCCACCATTGTTTCAGGTCGGAGGATGAGCAATAAGCGGGGATTTTATTTGTCGTGTTACAAACCGGGGTCAGCTCTTTGCCGTGGAGTTGAAATGCGACGAGTGTAAAACAGAGAAAAAGGAAGGGATTTTTCATATTGTTCTGTTGACATTATGATAATCATAAAGATTTACAACCGTTGATTTCAATAATTGTGATTCTACGGGAGTAAATAAATCTATTTTTTGTAATGGCAAAGTATCTGCGCAATTTGCCCTGAGAAAAATGCCAAAGAATGATTGAAAAGGCCGAGGATTGTGGGCAAGTTTTTTATTGTTTAAGGATACCGGACTGGTGCCGGATAGGGTGACATTTTAATTTTTACACAAGGAGAGATATTATGCGTATCGGAATGATCGGACTCGGACGGATGGGGGCAAATATGGTGCAACGTTTAATCAAAGCGGGGCATGAGCTCGTGGTATGGGACATGAATACCGCGGCGGTAAATGATTTGGCGGCCAAAGGCGCGATTGCGGCAAAAGACCCGGCTGATTTGGTCTCAAAGCTTCCTTCCCCCAAAGCGGTGTGGATGATGATCCCGGCGGCTTATGTGGATGACACGATCGCTAAACTCGCACCCCTCTTGGCGAAGGGCGATATTTTGATCGATGGCGGGAATTCTTATTACAAGGACGATATCCGCCGTTCCAAAGAGCTGGCGATAAATGGCATTCATTATGTGGATGTAGGAACCTCCGGTGGTGTGTGGGGGCTCGAACGCGGGTATTGTGAAATGATCGGGGGCAGTAATGAAGCGGTTAGTTATCTGGACCCGATCTTGAAGGCATTAGCTCCTGGTAAAGGGACGACTCCGGTGACCCCCGGGCGCAAGGCAAATAAAGGGACGGCAGAAGAAGGTTATCTCCATTGTGGGGCATCAGGGGCCGGGCACTTTGTGAAAATGGTGCATAATGGGATCGAATACGGCTTGATGGCTGCTTATGCCGAGGGCTTGAATATTTTGAAGAATGCTAATGCCGGAAAAGTAACCCGTGAAAAAGACGCGGAGACTACCCCGCTGCGTGAACCGGAAGCTTACCAATACGATCTGGACTTACCCGAAATTGCTGAGGTGTGGCGCCGCGGGAGTGTCGTGTCGAGCTGGTTATTAGACCTCACGGCAGATGCTTTGGCCAAAGATCCGGGATTGGATTCTTTCAGCGGACGAGTGAGTGACTCTGGTGAAGGCCGCTGGACTGTGGATGCCGCCATCGATGAGGGTGTGCCTGCTTATGTCCTGACAGCCGCGCTCTTTGAGCGTTTTTCGAGCCGGGACCTAGCGGTTTTTGCCGACAAGGTTTGTTCCGCTATGCGTTATGAATTTGGCGGGCACCACGAGAAACCTTCGGAGTAATCCAGAGTAAAGGGGCCGAGATCCCTTGCGAAATCCAAAACCCAGGAATCATGCGTATGGCGAAATCCTTTTCAGATTTAAGCCCGTCGGAAGTATTAGCCTTGGCCATCTCGCTAGAGGAAGATGATGCCCGGATATACGGGGATTTTGCCGCGCGCCTAAAGGAGACCTATCCCGAT from Verrucomicrobiota bacterium includes these protein-coding regions:
- the gnd gene encoding decarboxylating 6-phosphogluconate dehydrogenase, whose amino-acid sequence is MRIGMIGLGRMGANMVQRLIKAGHELVVWDMNTAAVNDLAAKGAIAAKDPADLVSKLPSPKAVWMMIPAAYVDDTIAKLAPLLAKGDILIDGGNSYYKDDIRRSKELAINGIHYVDVGTSGGVWGLERGYCEMIGGSNEAVSYLDPILKALAPGKGTTPVTPGRKANKGTAEEGYLHCGASGAGHFVKMVHNGIEYGLMAAYAEGLNILKNANAGKVTREKDAETTPLREPEAYQYDLDLPEIAEVWRRGSVVSSWLLDLTADALAKDPGLDSFSGRVSDSGEGRWTVDAAIDEGVPAYVLTAALFERFSSRDLAVFADKVCSAMRYEFGGHHEKPSE